A portion of the Chiroxiphia lanceolata isolate bChiLan1 chromosome 10, bChiLan1.pri, whole genome shotgun sequence genome contains these proteins:
- the GPR171 gene encoding probable G-protein coupled receptor 171 isoform X3 has protein sequence MSSNISECHIYEEMEPFTYFYYLIFLTGIIGSFFALWAFTQKHQKHKPMSIYLINLLTADFLLTLTLPMKIIVDLGIASWNLRIFHCQVTACFIYLNMYLSIIFLGFVSMDRCLQLMHSSKIYRIQEPGFARTLSVVVWLMVLLITVPNMAIPIQHIEERPGAGCIDFKTKFGRDWHVFTNFICTAIFLNFSAVILISNFLVVRQLHRHKYSESYGSVRKALTHILLVTAAYLLCFVPYHAVRIPYTLSQRDTTASCPLRRALFKAKESTLLFAVSNLCFDPILYYHLSKSFRLKFTEAFAAPRQTKALTDVELQHSSEQQVHGPDSQTRGQSEPTCSSEQQIHSPSSQTWGQSEPEPASSSDSCWVTVCADTTGDNAPDDS, from the exons ATGTCAAGCAACATTTCAGAATGCCATATCTATGAAGAAATGGAACCTTTTACCTATTTTTACTACTTGATTTTTCTTACGGGAATTATTGGAAGCTTTTTCGCACTGTGGGCATTCACACAGAAGCATCAGAAACACAAGCCTATGAGCATCTACTTAATCAACCTCCTCACTGCAGATTTCTTGTTAACTTTGACTTTGCCAATGAAGATTATTGTTGACTTAGGAATTGCGTCCTGGAATCTGAGAATATTCCACTGCCAAGTTACAGCCTGTTTCATCTATCTGAACATGTATTTATCGATCATATTTTTGGGATTTGTGAGCATGGATCGCTGCCTGCAGTTGATGCACAGCTCTAAGATCTACCGCATCCAGGAGCCGGGGTTTGCCAGGACGCTGTCGGTGGTCGTGTGGCTCATGGTTCTCCTCATAACCGTGCCTAACATGGCTATTCCCATACAACACATCGAGGAAAGACCCGGCGCGGGATGCATCGACTTCAAAACCAAGTTTGGGAGAGACTGGCACGTGTTCACTAATTTCATATGCACAGCGATATTCCTGAATTTCTCAGCCGTGATCCTGATTTCCAATTTCCTCGTCGTCAGACAGCTCCACCGCCACAAGTACAGCGAGAGCTACGGCAGCGTGAGGAAGGCACTGACCCACATCCTGCTGGTGACGGCCGCGTACCTGCTCTGCTTCGTGCCCTACCACGCCGTGCGCATCCCCTACACGCTGAGCCAGAGGGACACCACGGCCAGCTGCCCCCTCAGACGGGCCCTCTTCAAAGCCAAGGAGTCCACCCTGCTGTTTGCAGTCTCAAACCTCTGCTTTGACCCCATTCTCTATTACCACCTTTCCAAATCCTTCCGGCTGAAGTTCACAGAGGCGTTTGCAGCCCCCAGGCAGACAAAGGCGCTCACAGAcgtggagctgcagcacagcagtgaacAGCAGGTACATGGCCCTGACTCTCAAACACGAGGACAGAGTGAGCCCACCTGCAGCAGTGAACAGCAG AtacacagccccagctctcaaACATGGGGACAGAGTGAGCCTGagcctgccagcagcagtgacagctgtTGGGTGACTGTGTGTGCAGACACCACGGGTGACAACGCTCCTGACGATTCGTGA
- the GPR171 gene encoding probable G-protein coupled receptor 171 isoform X4, translated as MSSNISECHIYEEMEPFTYFYYLIFLTGIIGSFFALWAFTQKHQKHKPMSIYLINLLTADFLLTLTLPMKIIVDLGIASWNLRIFHCQVTACFIYLNMYLSIIFLGFVSMDRCLQLMHSSKIYRIQEPGFARTLSVVVWLMVLLITVPNMAIPIQHIEERPGAGCIDFKTKFGRDWHVFTNFICTAIFLNFSAVILISNFLVVRQLHRHKYSESYGSVRKALTHILLVTAAYLLCFVPYHAVRIPYTLSQRDTTASCPLRRALFKAKESTLLFAVSNLCFDPILYYHLSKSFRLKFTEAFAAPRQTKALTDVELQHSSEQQIHSPSSQTWGQSEPEPASSSDSCWVTVCADTTGDNAPDDS; from the exons ATGTCAAGCAACATTTCAGAATGCCATATCTATGAAGAAATGGAACCTTTTACCTATTTTTACTACTTGATTTTTCTTACGGGAATTATTGGAAGCTTTTTCGCACTGTGGGCATTCACACAGAAGCATCAGAAACACAAGCCTATGAGCATCTACTTAATCAACCTCCTCACTGCAGATTTCTTGTTAACTTTGACTTTGCCAATGAAGATTATTGTTGACTTAGGAATTGCGTCCTGGAATCTGAGAATATTCCACTGCCAAGTTACAGCCTGTTTCATCTATCTGAACATGTATTTATCGATCATATTTTTGGGATTTGTGAGCATGGATCGCTGCCTGCAGTTGATGCACAGCTCTAAGATCTACCGCATCCAGGAGCCGGGGTTTGCCAGGACGCTGTCGGTGGTCGTGTGGCTCATGGTTCTCCTCATAACCGTGCCTAACATGGCTATTCCCATACAACACATCGAGGAAAGACCCGGCGCGGGATGCATCGACTTCAAAACCAAGTTTGGGAGAGACTGGCACGTGTTCACTAATTTCATATGCACAGCGATATTCCTGAATTTCTCAGCCGTGATCCTGATTTCCAATTTCCTCGTCGTCAGACAGCTCCACCGCCACAAGTACAGCGAGAGCTACGGCAGCGTGAGGAAGGCACTGACCCACATCCTGCTGGTGACGGCCGCGTACCTGCTCTGCTTCGTGCCCTACCACGCCGTGCGCATCCCCTACACGCTGAGCCAGAGGGACACCACGGCCAGCTGCCCCCTCAGACGGGCCCTCTTCAAAGCCAAGGAGTCCACCCTGCTGTTTGCAGTCTCAAACCTCTGCTTTGACCCCATTCTCTATTACCACCTTTCCAAATCCTTCCGGCTGAAGTTCACAGAGGCGTTTGCAGCCCCCAGGCAGACAAAGGCGCTCACAGAcgtggagctgcagcacagcagtgaacAGCAG AtacacagccccagctctcaaACATGGGGACAGAGTGAGCCTGagcctgccagcagcagtgacagctgtTGGGTGACTGTGTGTGCAGACACCACGGGTGACAACGCTCCTGACGATTCGTGA
- the GPR171 gene encoding probable G-protein coupled receptor 171 isoform X2 has protein sequence MSSNISECHIYEEMEPFTYFYYLIFLTGIIGSFFALWAFTQKHQKHKPMSIYLINLLTADFLLTLTLPMKIIVDLGIASWNLRIFHCQVTACFIYLNMYLSIIFLGFVSMDRCLQLMHSSKIYRIQEPGFARTLSVVVWLMVLLITVPNMAIPIQHIEERPGAGCIDFKTKFGRDWHVFTNFICTAIFLNFSAVILISNFLVVRQLHRHKYSESYGSVRKALTHILLVTAAYLLCFVPYHAVRIPYTLSQRDTTASCPLRRALFKAKESTLLFAVSNLCFDPILYYHLSKSFRLKFTEAFAAPRQTKALTDVELQHSSEQQVHGPDSQTRGQSEPTCSSEQQIHSPSSQTWGQSEPEPASSSDSCWVTVCADTTGDNAPDDS, from the exons ATGTCAAGCAACATTTCAGAATGCCATATCTATGAAGAAATGGAACCTTTTACCTATTTTTACTACTTGATTTTTCTTACGGGAATTATTGGAAGCTTTTTCGCACTGTGGGCATTCACACAGAAGCATCAGAAACACAAGCCTATGAGCATCTACTTAATCAACCTCCTCACTGCAGATTTCTTGTTAACTTTGACTTTGCCAATGAAGATTATTGTTGACTTAGGAATTGCGTCCTGGAATCTGAGAATATTCCACTGCCAAGTTACAGCCTGTTTCATCTATCTGAACATGTATTTATCGATCATATTTTTGGGATTTGTGAGCATGGATCGCTGCCTGCAGTTGATGCACAGCTCTAAGATCTACCGCATCCAGGAGCCGGGGTTTGCCAGGACGCTGTCGGTGGTCGTGTGGCTCATGGTTCTCCTCATAACCGTGCCTAACATGGCTATTCCCATACAACACATCGAGGAAAGACCCGGCGCGGGATGCATCGACTTCAAAACCAAGTTTGGGAGAGACTGGCACGTGTTCACTAATTTCATATGCACAGCGATATTCCTGAATTTCTCAGCCGTGATCCTGATTTCCAATTTCCTCGTCGTCAGACAGCTCCACCGCCACAAGTACAGCGAGAGCTACGGCAGCGTGAGGAAGGCACTGACCCACATCCTGCTGGTGACGGCCGCGTACCTGCTCTGCTTCGTGCCCTACCACGCCGTGCGCATCCCCTACACGCTGAGCCAGAGGGACACCACGGCCAGCTGCCCCCTCAGACGGGCCCTCTTCAAAGCCAAGGAGTCCACCCTGCTGTTTGCAGTCTCAAACCTCTGCTTTGACCCCATTCTCTATTACCACCTTTCCAAATCCTTCCGGCTGAAGTTCACAGAGGCGTTTGCAGCCCCCAGGCAGACAAAGGCGCTCACAGAcgtggagctgcagcacagcagtgaacAGCAG GTACATGGCCCTGACTCTCAAACACGAGGACAGAGTGAGCCCACCTGCAGCAGTGAACAGCAGAtacacagccccagctctcaaACATGGGGACAGAGTGAGCCTGagcctgccagcagcagtgacagctgtTGGGTGACTGTGTGTGCAGACACCACGGGTGACAACGCTCCTGACGATTCGTGA
- the GPR171 gene encoding probable G-protein coupled receptor 171 isoform X1 — translation MSSNISECHIYEEMEPFTYFYYLIFLTGIIGSFFALWAFTQKHQKHKPMSIYLINLLTADFLLTLTLPMKIIVDLGIASWNLRIFHCQVTACFIYLNMYLSIIFLGFVSMDRCLQLMHSSKIYRIQEPGFARTLSVVVWLMVLLITVPNMAIPIQHIEERPGAGCIDFKTKFGRDWHVFTNFICTAIFLNFSAVILISNFLVVRQLHRHKYSESYGSVRKALTHILLVTAAYLLCFVPYHAVRIPYTLSQRDTTASCPLRRALFKAKESTLLFAVSNLCFDPILYYHLSKSFRLKFTEAFAAPRQTKALTDVELQHSSEQQVHGPDSQTRGQSEPTCSSEQQVHGPDSQTRGQSEPTCSSEQQIHSPSSQTWGQSEPEPASSSDSCWVTVCADTTGDNAPDDS, via the coding sequence ATGTCAAGCAACATTTCAGAATGCCATATCTATGAAGAAATGGAACCTTTTACCTATTTTTACTACTTGATTTTTCTTACGGGAATTATTGGAAGCTTTTTCGCACTGTGGGCATTCACACAGAAGCATCAGAAACACAAGCCTATGAGCATCTACTTAATCAACCTCCTCACTGCAGATTTCTTGTTAACTTTGACTTTGCCAATGAAGATTATTGTTGACTTAGGAATTGCGTCCTGGAATCTGAGAATATTCCACTGCCAAGTTACAGCCTGTTTCATCTATCTGAACATGTATTTATCGATCATATTTTTGGGATTTGTGAGCATGGATCGCTGCCTGCAGTTGATGCACAGCTCTAAGATCTACCGCATCCAGGAGCCGGGGTTTGCCAGGACGCTGTCGGTGGTCGTGTGGCTCATGGTTCTCCTCATAACCGTGCCTAACATGGCTATTCCCATACAACACATCGAGGAAAGACCCGGCGCGGGATGCATCGACTTCAAAACCAAGTTTGGGAGAGACTGGCACGTGTTCACTAATTTCATATGCACAGCGATATTCCTGAATTTCTCAGCCGTGATCCTGATTTCCAATTTCCTCGTCGTCAGACAGCTCCACCGCCACAAGTACAGCGAGAGCTACGGCAGCGTGAGGAAGGCACTGACCCACATCCTGCTGGTGACGGCCGCGTACCTGCTCTGCTTCGTGCCCTACCACGCCGTGCGCATCCCCTACACGCTGAGCCAGAGGGACACCACGGCCAGCTGCCCCCTCAGACGGGCCCTCTTCAAAGCCAAGGAGTCCACCCTGCTGTTTGCAGTCTCAAACCTCTGCTTTGACCCCATTCTCTATTACCACCTTTCCAAATCCTTCCGGCTGAAGTTCACAGAGGCGTTTGCAGCCCCCAGGCAGACAAAGGCGCTCACAGAcgtggagctgcagcacagcagtgaacAGCAGGTACATGGCCCTGACTCTCAAACACGAGGACAGAGTGAGCCCACCTGCAGCAGTGAACAGCAGGTACATGGCCCTGACTCTCAAACACGAGGACAGAGTGAGCCCACCTGCAGCAGTGAACAGCAGAtacacagccccagctctcaaACATGGGGACAGAGTGAGCCTGagcctgccagcagcagtgacagctgtTGGGTGACTGTGTGTGCAGACACCACGGGTGACAACGCTCCTGACGATTCGTGA
- the P2RY14 gene encoding P2Y purinoceptor 14 produces the protein MFNTSTNSSGHNCSPRTAVTTTVIPLLYSFIFLTGLSLNALAAWLFLHVSSTKSFIVYLKNIAVADLLMSLTFPFKILADSEIAPPELNLFVCRYSAVVFYMNMYIGITFFGLIGFDRYYKIVKPLFTSFVHTVNYSKVVSIIIWLLLMLISFPNMILTNEITKDNYSRKCIGLKSELGRQWHTATTYICTGIFWVVFILLIIFYTAISKKIYSSYKKFRRSSDTAKRKTSRNIFSIMFVFVICFVPYHLCRTPYTLSQTSSQFTCQSQKSLYYAKEFTLVLSAANICLDPIIYFFLCLPFKEKLYQKLHLKLKASNEVEISKSRRSNTLRESINIL, from the coding sequence ATGTTCAACACCAGCACAAACTCCTCGGGACACAACTGCAGCCCCCGCACAGCAGTGACCACGACAGTCATTCCACTGCTCTACTCCTTCATCTTCCTCACGGGGCTCTCGCTGAACGCCCTGGCagcctggctcttcctgcacgTTTCCAGCACAAAGAGTTTTATTGTCTATCTCAAAAACATCGCCGTGGCCGATCTCCTCATGAGCCTGACGTTTCCTTTCAAAATCCTGGCTGATTCAGAGATTGCCCCCCCGGAGCTCAACCTGTTTGTGTGCAGATACTCTGCAGTCGTGTTCTACATGAACATGTACATCGGGATCACCTTTTTCGGCCTCATAGGGTTTGACAGATACTACAAAATTGTAAAACCTTTGTTCACCTCCTTTGTTCACACAGTGAACTACAGCAAGGTGGTCTCTATAATCATATGGCTGTTGTTAATGCTTATATCATTTCCAAATATGATTTTAACTAATGAAATCACTAAAGACAATTATTCCAGAAAATGTATAGGTCTTAAAAGTGAGCTTGGCAGACAGTGGCACACAGCAACAACTTATATTTGCACAGGGATTTTCTGGGTTGTTTTTATTCTGCTAATCATATTTTACACTGCTATATCCAAAAAAATATACAGCTCTTACAAAAAATTCCGAAGGAGCTCAGACACGGCCAAGAGAAAAACCAGCCGGAATATATTCAGCATCATGTTTGTGTTTGTCATTTGCTTTGTGCCCTACCACCTCTGCAGGACCCCATACACCCTGAGCCAGACCAGCTCCCAGTTCACCTGCCAGTCCCAAAAATCACTGTACTATGCCAAGGAGTTCACTCTGGTGCTGTCTGCTGCAAACATCTGCCTTGACCccattatttatttcttcctctgcctccccttTAAAGAAAAGCTGTATCAAAAACTGCATCTCAAGCTGAAAGCTTCAAATGAGGTTGAAATTTCTAAATCCAGAAGATCAAATACACTTCGGGAAAGTATAAACATCTTGTAG
- the GPR87 gene encoding G-protein coupled receptor 87: MGYNLSYGKLPDDRLSPDNSTSPNASSPGNSTHDEFTTIVLPVLYLVIFLASLLLNGLAVWIFFHIRNKTSFIFYLKNIVVADLLMTLTFPFKIIQDSQLGPWHFNSFLCRYTTVLFYANMYTTIVFLGLISIDRYLKVVKPFGDSRMYSITFTKILSACVWVVMAFLALPNLILTNGYPTRRNIDDCLKLKSPLGVKWHSAVIYINTCMFVVVLIVLIGCYIAISRYIYKSSKQFISSSSRKRKHNQSIRVVVAVFFTCFLPYHLCRIPFTFSHLDKILDDSAHKILYYCKEMTLFLSACNVCLDPIIYFFMCRSFSRRLFRKSNMRTRSESIRSLQSVRRSEVRIYHEYTDV, translated from the exons aTGGGGTACAATTTGTCCTATGGAAAACTGCCAG acgATCGCCTCAGCCCAGACAACAGCACCTCGCCCAACGCCAGCTCCCCCGGGAACTCCACGCACGACGAGTTCACCACCATCGTCCTGCCCGTGCTCTACCTTGTCATCTTCCTGGCCAGCCTCCTGCTGAACGGCCTAGCAGTGTGGATCTTCTTCCACATCAGGAATAAAACCAGTTTCATATTTTACCTCAAAAACATCGTGGTTGCAGACCTGCTCATGACACTGACATTCcccttcaagatcatccaggACTCGCAGCTGGGTCCGTGGCACTTCAACTCCTTCCTGTGCCGCTACACCACGGTGCTGTTCTACGCCAACATGTACACCACCATCGTCTTCCTCGGCCTCATCAGCATCGACCGCTACCTGAAGGTGGTGAAGCCCTTTGGAGACTCCAGGATGTACAGCATCACCTTCACCAAGATCCTGTCGGCCTGCGTGTGGGTGGTGATGGCCTTCCTGGCGCTGCCCAACCTCATCCTCACCAACGGCTACCCCACCAGGAGGAACATCGACGACTGCCTGAAGCTGAAGTCTCCCCTGGGGGTCAAGTGGCACTCAGCTGTCATCTACATCAACACCTGCATGTTCGTGGTGGTGCTGATAGTGCTGATAGGGTGTTACATTGCCATATCCAGGTACATTTACAAATCCAGCAAGCAGTTCATCAGCTCGTCCAGCCGAAAGCGGAAGCACAACCAGAGCATAAGGGTTGTCGTGGCTGTGTTTTTTACCTGCTTTCTGCCCTATCATTTGTGTCGAATACCCTTTACTTTTAGTCACCTGGACAAAATTTTAGATGACTCTGCACATAAAATTTTGTATTATTGTAAGGAAATGACACTATTCCTGTCTGCATGCAATGTCTGTCTGGACCCAATCATTTACTTTTTCATGTGCCGATCGTTCTCACGAAGGCTGTTCAGGAAATCCAACATGAGAACCAGGAGCGAGAGCATCAGGTCCCTGCAGAGTGTCAGGAGATCAGAGGTGCGCATCTACCACGAATACACTGATGTCTGA